A window from Culex pipiens pallens isolate TS chromosome 3, TS_CPP_V2, whole genome shotgun sequence encodes these proteins:
- the LOC120417504 gene encoding organic cation transporter protein isoform X2 has protein sequence MEMRKMFKLKSTSSAADDASPARDDRSATLYVNPAATGTTGSTSPSPLATTPTSNSTKNAAAPTSNNSNNSSSNNNNHSGNGSGNNKSGKSPPGKHKNADEECDVIGDLIGDYGKWQFVMTFLLSLFQVPNTFHIYSPTFQAAEKSHWCRRPSNLNDTPVDLWRNVTRAQEDCRILNYDWSSLDSQQSLRNLSLAANMSHVACSSWEFDINDNLGNTWASEWSLVCDKEYLKDVAEMFFLVGVATGGITSGVLSDKFGRKKMLFISAVLQAIFGLALYFVNSLEFMLALRALLGIVSVSVTYAGLILAIEYVDGKWRTIAGMYNLFPLPVSYIMISGIAYLTQDYRNLQLCIGLPGVFLCFLWFVLPESPRWLLCKGRIAEVKEIVKKAAAFNNRPLPDNLDKLLKPPTDEEETGAGVCELFRTKYLRLVTFCFLCIWFTMNLVYYGLVLNMNSFGGNIYLNSALAGLVEIPAIALAMYIINRTGKKWLFCATFFACSLACLCAAVVEGKPEYLTLKITFLMIGKFTISAGNTIMPVYTAELYPTAIRNVGVGACNLAAGFALVLTPYLSMLPKIEDHLLMSLLTAWCIFGAIVIVFLPETMQHHEHEERDDDKDVDTEVVA, from the exons ATGTTCAAGCTAAAAAGCACCTCCTCCGCCGCGGATGATGCGTCACCAGCCCGGGACGACCGGTCGGCGACACTGTACGTGAATCCGGCGGCCACGGGGACCACCGGCAGCACCAGTCCGTCCCCGTTGGCCACCACCCCAACCTCGAACAGCACCAAAAACGCCGCCGCCCCCACCAGCAACAatagcaacaacagcagcagcaacaacaacaatcacagCGGCAACGGCAGTGGCAACAACAAATCCGGCAAGAGTCCCCCGGGGAAGCACAAAAATGCCGACGAGGAGTGCGACGTGATTGGGGACCTGATAGGCGATTACGGCAAGTGGCAGTTTGTGATGACATTTTTGCTGTCGCTGTTCCAGGTGCCGAACACGTTTCACATCTACTCGCCCACGTTTCAG GCAGCAGAAAAAAGTCACTGGTGCCGACGGCCGTCGAACCTGAACGACACCCCGGTGGACCTGTGGCGGAACGTGACCCGGGCCCAGGAGGACTGCCGGATCCTGAATTACGACTGGAGCTCGCTTGACTCGCAACAGTCGCTG CGAAACCTAAGCCTGGCCGCTAATATGTCCCACGTGGCCTGCAGCTCGTGGGAGTTTGACATCAACGATAATCTCGGCAATACGTGGGCCTCGGAGTGGAGCCTGGTGTGCGACAAGGAATACCTCAAGGACGTCGCCGAGATGTTCTTCCTGGTTGGGGTGGCCACCGGCGGCATCACCAGTGGCGTCCTGTCCGACAAATTTGGCCGCAAAAAGATGCTGTTCATCTCGGCCGTACTGCAGGCGATATTCG GTCTAGCGCTATACTTTGTCAACTCGCTCGAGTTCATGCTGGCACTGCGTGCCCTGCTCGGCATCGTGTCCGTCTCGGTGACGTACGCCGGCCTGATCCTGGCGATCGAGTACGTCGACGGCAAGTGGCGAACCATCGCCGGAATGTACAACCTGTTCCCGCTGCCGGTGTCGTACATCATGATCTCCGGCATTGCCTACCTGACGCAGGACTACCGCAACCTGCAGCTGTGCATCGGCCTGCCCGGGGTGTTTCTGTGCTTTTTGTG GTTCGTACTTCCGGAGTCTCCGCGGTGGTTGCTGTGCAAGGGTCGCATTGCCGAGGTCAAGGAGATTGTCAAGAAGGCGGCCGCCTTCAACAACCGACCCCTGCCGGATAACCTGGACAAGCTGTTAAAGCCCCCAACGGACGAGGAAGAAACGGGGGCCGGCGTGTGCGAACTGTTCCGCACCAAGTATCTCCGGCTGGTGACGTTCTGCTTTCTGTGCATCTGGTTCACCATGAATCTCGTCTACTACGGGCTGGTGCTCAACATGAACAGCTTCGGCGGCAACATCTATCTCAACTCG GCTCTAGCTGGACTGGTCGAAATACCAGCCATCGCCCTGGCAATGTACATCATCAACCGAACCGGCAAGAAGTGGCTCTTCTGTGCGACGTTCTTTGCCTGCTCGCTGGCGTGCCTCTGCGCTGCCGTCGTGGAGGGAAAGCCCGAATATCTGACGCTCAAGATTACCTTCCTGATGATTG gaaAATTCACTATCAGCGCTGGTAACACAATTATGCCGGTTTACACGGCGGAATTGTACCCGACGGCGATCCGGAATGTTGGCGTCGGAGCGTGTAACTTGGCGGCAGGATTCGCCCTTGTGCTTACTCCATATCTTTCCATGTTG CCAAAGATCGAAGACCATCTGTTGATGTCCCTGCTGACGGCGTGGTGTATCTTTGGCGCTATTGTGATTGTGTTCCTGCCGGAAACGATGCAGCATCATGAACACGAGGAACGCGATGACGACAA AGATGTCGACACAGAAGTGGTGGCCTAA
- the LOC120417504 gene encoding organic cation transporter protein isoform X3: MFKLKSTSSAADDASPARDDRSATLYVNPAATGTTGSTSPSPLATTPTSNSTKNAAAPTSNNSNNSSSNNNNHSGNGSGNNKSGKSPPGKHKNADEECDVIGDLIGDYGKWQFVMTFLLSLFQVPNTFHIYSPTFQAAEKSHWCRRPSNLNDTPVDLWRNVTRAQEDCRILNYDWSSLDSQQSLRNLSLAANMSHVACSSWEFDINDNLGNTWASEWSLVCDKEYLKDVAEMFFLVGVATGGITSGVLSDKFGRKKMLFISAVLQAIFGLALYFVNSLEFMLALRALLGIVSVSVTYAGLILAIEYVDGKWRTIAGMYNLFPLPVSYIMISGIAYLTQDYRNLQLCIGLPGVFLCFLWFVLPESPRWLLCKGRIAEVKEIVKKAAAFNNRPLPDNLDKLLKPPTDEEETGAGVCELFRTKYLRLVTFCFLCIWFTMNLVYYGLVLNMNSFGGNIYLNSALAGLVEIPAIALAMYIINRTGKKWLFCATFFACSLACLCAAVVEGKPEYLTLKITFLMIGKFTISAGNTIMPVYTAELYPTAIRNVGVGACNLAAGFALVLTPYLSMLPKIEDHLLMSLLTAWCIFGAIVIVFLPETMQHHEHEERDDDKDVDTEVVA; encoded by the exons ATGTTCAAGCTAAAAAGCACCTCCTCCGCCGCGGATGATGCGTCACCAGCCCGGGACGACCGGTCGGCGACACTGTACGTGAATCCGGCGGCCACGGGGACCACCGGCAGCACCAGTCCGTCCCCGTTGGCCACCACCCCAACCTCGAACAGCACCAAAAACGCCGCCGCCCCCACCAGCAACAatagcaacaacagcagcagcaacaacaacaatcacagCGGCAACGGCAGTGGCAACAACAAATCCGGCAAGAGTCCCCCGGGGAAGCACAAAAATGCCGACGAGGAGTGCGACGTGATTGGGGACCTGATAGGCGATTACGGCAAGTGGCAGTTTGTGATGACATTTTTGCTGTCGCTGTTCCAGGTGCCGAACACGTTTCACATCTACTCGCCCACGTTTCAG GCAGCAGAAAAAAGTCACTGGTGCCGACGGCCGTCGAACCTGAACGACACCCCGGTGGACCTGTGGCGGAACGTGACCCGGGCCCAGGAGGACTGCCGGATCCTGAATTACGACTGGAGCTCGCTTGACTCGCAACAGTCGCTG CGAAACCTAAGCCTGGCCGCTAATATGTCCCACGTGGCCTGCAGCTCGTGGGAGTTTGACATCAACGATAATCTCGGCAATACGTGGGCCTCGGAGTGGAGCCTGGTGTGCGACAAGGAATACCTCAAGGACGTCGCCGAGATGTTCTTCCTGGTTGGGGTGGCCACCGGCGGCATCACCAGTGGCGTCCTGTCCGACAAATTTGGCCGCAAAAAGATGCTGTTCATCTCGGCCGTACTGCAGGCGATATTCG GTCTAGCGCTATACTTTGTCAACTCGCTCGAGTTCATGCTGGCACTGCGTGCCCTGCTCGGCATCGTGTCCGTCTCGGTGACGTACGCCGGCCTGATCCTGGCGATCGAGTACGTCGACGGCAAGTGGCGAACCATCGCCGGAATGTACAACCTGTTCCCGCTGCCGGTGTCGTACATCATGATCTCCGGCATTGCCTACCTGACGCAGGACTACCGCAACCTGCAGCTGTGCATCGGCCTGCCCGGGGTGTTTCTGTGCTTTTTGTG GTTCGTACTTCCGGAGTCTCCGCGGTGGTTGCTGTGCAAGGGTCGCATTGCCGAGGTCAAGGAGATTGTCAAGAAGGCGGCCGCCTTCAACAACCGACCCCTGCCGGATAACCTGGACAAGCTGTTAAAGCCCCCAACGGACGAGGAAGAAACGGGGGCCGGCGTGTGCGAACTGTTCCGCACCAAGTATCTCCGGCTGGTGACGTTCTGCTTTCTGTGCATCTGGTTCACCATGAATCTCGTCTACTACGGGCTGGTGCTCAACATGAACAGCTTCGGCGGCAACATCTATCTCAACTCG GCTCTAGCTGGACTGGTCGAAATACCAGCCATCGCCCTGGCAATGTACATCATCAACCGAACCGGCAAGAAGTGGCTCTTCTGTGCGACGTTCTTTGCCTGCTCGCTGGCGTGCCTCTGCGCTGCCGTCGTGGAGGGAAAGCCCGAATATCTGACGCTCAAGATTACCTTCCTGATGATTG gaaAATTCACTATCAGCGCTGGTAACACAATTATGCCGGTTTACACGGCGGAATTGTACCCGACGGCGATCCGGAATGTTGGCGTCGGAGCGTGTAACTTGGCGGCAGGATTCGCCCTTGTGCTTACTCCATATCTTTCCATGTTG CCAAAGATCGAAGACCATCTGTTGATGTCCCTGCTGACGGCGTGGTGTATCTTTGGCGCTATTGTGATTGTGTTCCTGCCGGAAACGATGCAGCATCATGAACACGAGGAACGCGATGACGACAA AGATGTCGACACAGAAGTGGTGGCCTAA